A segment of the Ictalurus punctatus breed USDA103 chromosome 24, Coco_2.0, whole genome shotgun sequence genome:
GTTATGTCAAAGAATTCTTAAAGTCAAGGTACCTCACCTAAAATTGGAAGAACACAACATCAGTAATTGACTACAATTATAGTTCTGGTTTGTCCAgtagtttttgttatttttatgattCTCTTCTCTACTCTAGATTTTCTCAATGGTGGTATTTGGCTCCATAATAAACGAAGGCTACGTTAACATCGGAAGTGAGACTCTCCATTGTGTTTTCAACAAGAACAATGATGCCTGCAATTACGGTGTCACCATTGGGCTCATAGCCTTTTTGGCATGCATCTTCTTCTTTGTCCTTGAAATGAGGTTCCAACAAATCAGCAGTGTTAAAGACAGGAAGAAGGCAGTCTTGCTGGAGATTGCATTTTCAGGTAAAGCttgcaaaataatatatatttgagTCGAGTCTTGGAGCAACACACTTTTATGCTGTTCatctgtgtctttttttttaaaagtgtgtacTTATATGTGTTCAGAGATCTATttaacatttgatgttttttgggggtttttttttttaggtttgtgGACATTCCTGTGGTTTGTTGGTTTCTGTTTCTTGGCTAACCAGTGGCAGCGCACCACACCAGACAAGCTGCCACTGAACCAGGGAGCTGATGCAGCCAGAGCTGTCATagctttctccttcttctccatcTTCACCTGGGTCAGTGCTGCATAGAATACATAGCTAATTTACTAAAACCTATTCAAATGCTTCTATCCTCTGGAAGTGATAAGACTTGCTTGTTGATAGTCATGcatcacatactgtatttctAATCTCAAAATCAGCAGAGGAGACCGACAGTGACAGAGCAAGCTGAAAACAAACCCATTTCAGTCTAAGAATAACATCATGACCTAGCTAAAGTACAACAGATTGCTCTAGATATTGCTTTCAGTCTGTCAAGGGG
Coding sequences within it:
- the syngr3a gene encoding synaptogyrin-3a is translated as MDGVGSFGAGRAGAEFDPVSFIQQPQTILRILAWIFSMVVFGSIINEGYVNIGSETLHCVFNKNNDACNYGVTIGLIAFLACIFFFVLEMRFQQISSVKDRKKAVLLEIAFSGLWTFLWFVGFCFLANQWQRTTPDKLPLNQGADAARAVIAFSFFSIFTWAGLTVRAVQKYLLGTDMSLFTTEHLDGNQPIQPYPTVPGAETTDDYQSPPFVEKPDSNAPTYQVPIY